ACCTGCCTGGAGATTTCTCAGTATCTGATGACACTGAAACCGATCTCATTTGCATCAGAGATTTAAATGTTTCTCCAGTGGTGTatgcacagccccagctcctggaaTGAGGTCTGACTCCCTGCAGTCTGCAGGCTACAGACAGCAGTCAATTGCACTGGAAATCCAACTGAGCCAGGGAAAAGATCAGTGTAAGCAAAGTGACTATGTTGGCATAAGAGGGGAAAAACTGACCAGGAATCTATTTAGGCTATAAATAAGGATACTTTCAGCGATTCATGTTATTACAATTTATTGAAGGATTACTTCCCCCAGCTGCCAGATCACATGTTAAAGTCAAGTGTTCTCCTTTACACTTTAATTTAAAGTGCTGGGCAGGCACACTGACATCCAAGAAGCTCACGTCTGTGACCTTGGAGAGGCTGCTAGCTGGGCTCCAGTAAACAGTCTCAGTTTGAATTTCCAAAATTTCTCTGGAGACATCCTTACAAAGTTACCAATCATTAAAGCCACGAGATTCTGGAAAGTACAGAAGTCTAACAATCTTTAAGACAAAGCTCAAGGCATTTATGGAAAGAAGTTTAGGAACCTGGTGCTTGTGACCTCTTTGGTACTGTTCAAATAGACTGGGGAAATCCCCAAAGGCAAATAATTCAGGTGTGTGGTGTGTTTCTTCTACACATGCTGTAACTTACTGATTTTGTACCAAACAGTACAGAAATACTGCATGGTAAGAAGATGTCTACAAGCAGCCACTTAAGAAAATCCTACCTAGTATTAAATCACCTTAAAGTGGATTAATAAAAAAGATCAACTCGCAATGCAGATGACCTCTTCAACTTAACTAATTTCAGTTCAACTAAAACATTTTCTAGACAAACATCCATTTTAGGGAACAATTTTAAGGCCATCAATAAGATTATTTTATTCACCTTTCTTCAGTCATTTCCTCAAAGCAGTGCTTTGCTTGCTTGGTCCATATCATACAGATTTCATACACCCATAAGCTGGCTGTGATCACCAATTCACTTCCTCCTTCTTTATGTTACAAAACTTCCAGTTTCCTCTAAATATATCCAGGGAATGTGTACGTAAGGAGAAGTTACAGAATCTTACTCAATCCAAGTCTGTCCTGGCAATTAACTTCTGAACTGACAGGGGGCAGCAGGCAGATGAAGTTCTGTTGAGCTGCAGCTACTCAAAGTCACCTAGAGCTGAGTATCAAACTACCTTGCTTTACACTATTTACACACTTATCTTTACTCCTTGGCATGAAAGTAATAAAGCTTAAAAGAATCTTGCATGgataaaaataaactgtaagTTATCAGCACGTTTTCTAACAGGCACTGGCACCAAGGTTTGTCCCAGGGTACAAGCAGCCTGAGGGGTCAGACTGTATGTTCAAGGGCTTTAGGAGAAAGCCCCTGATGTAGGACACAGACATTGCTCTCACCCTTACCCACACCATGGAATACCCCTGTTATACCCtgcaactgaaatatttatacagaTGTAGCCCctgtgagaaaaataaaagcagccaTTATAAAACAACCCTTAGCTGCtacttgcttttttaatttatttatttaagagtATTGAGAAGAAATGCaggtgctggggtttttttcctggcaaacAAAGCAATTATTCAGGAATTTAATGCTCCTGTAGGTCAAAACAGGGGAAGAACAGAATGGTAAAAGTAAATACTCAATAATGCAGCTTATTCAACTGCAACAActttaaagatgtttttgtaCAAGAATCATGCCTTGGCAGCAAGGCCTCCAAGATATCCCTGCTCAATCCCATCTCTAGATGGGAATTTGTTACCCCCTCTCAGTTGTGCAGGCTCAGCTGTTTGCAGGATACACAATAAAGCCCATCACTGGGATAATCTCAGTTCAAATGAAAACATCACCACTTCCCTCTGGAGGGTTATTTTTTAACCTGCAACCCCAGCAGCAGTTGTATCAGCAAACAGGAGAGAGCAGATGCTGCAATACGAAGAGAGGAGCAAGCACTTGGGgcatgaggagagaaaaagataaGCAGTAACTTCTCAAGCACATTTCACTGCCAAAACCCATCTCACACAACCAGACACCAGTCTCCTCCTGGCTCACACAGTGGAATTCCTCAGATGAGTGTGAAAAGCTACATCCAGCACTTTCTGTTCATTGCTTTAAGCAAACAAAGTGTAGAAAGACTGCAcacaaggaaaataattcacaGAGCAAAACGAAGGGCCATTTTCTAATGCTTTTTTATAAAGTCCAATGTATTTCTGGATGAAAAGTAACAAATTCTAAAAATACTATCTTTAGAAACACAAAAGCTCTTTTCTCATGTACAAGGAATGGCACTGCAATTTACATTTTCCAGACTGATGTTTATATTTCAAGgtattttggtttctttaaagATCAGAAATATGTTGCACTCATCTGCTACAGGTAGGTGGAAAACCCCAAAGGCTCTCACAAGGTATCATTTTCTTGCTCCTGAGTGTAGCAGcaggctctgcagcatctcctgacCTTCCCAGGGGTTTGGGGGCAGGTTCCCAACACCAGCTGTGGTTTGGTGCAGCTCTGTTGCTAAGAAGATCTGTGTGAGGCAGGACTGGGACTGAGATGCAGCCTTTGTGCTTGGTCCCCACGCCCTGCACTgccatcccctgctcctggtgTGTTTTCACTCTCCTTGAGCTGCCCACCCAGCTCTGGTACTTCCTGACAGaatcagctgctgggctgcccaaCAGACACTGATCAAAGGTGACTTCCCATCAGACAGAGATTTTATAAAAATCCAGTGTTTTGCAGACGTCAGACAGAACCTGTAAGGCAGCTGCACAGCTGGCTCACTACACCTGATGAAGAACAGCATTTCACTGACTGACAGCAGCTTCCTCAGGCACCTTCCAGTCTTTGCTTCAAGGAATCTGACAACCCTGCAAGAATACAATGTGAATGAAAGAAACAGCTGTTGTGTTCACAGCACCTTTAGTTAAGGACCCTCACTGCTGCAGGCAACATTGTCAACAGACCTGTGGTTACCCCCTTTGCTTTGCACCTTCCATTCTTCATTTTCCAGAAAGGCATCTGCCAAAGGTGGGGCAAAAACCATCTTGATTCAACACCTTCTCCAaaagacactgctctcccacaTTGAAACAGAGTTCAGGACTTCATCCAGGGTGGCATTTGCTGTATTCCCAGCTATGATGTGATGAAAGATCTGTGGCCTTCTGGCACCAAGGACACAGAGAAATCAACCCATGTCTTCTGTGATGGTTGATCACTGCTTCTCCAGAAGCAGAGTGCTTTCCATCAGGCTTGCATGCTAACGAGGTGAGGACAACTCCTCAGCTGTGGCCAGACTTTGTGGTGGCTCAGGATGGTGATGGAGCAGGTGACCCTGGGCAAAGATGCTTCCTTCTGACAATGGATTTCAGAGATTCTGAAATCTCTCTGTATCGAAGCCCGTACAGAAAAGGGAACAAAACTTTAGGCAGAATCATCAGGACATTGCAGACTGTCAGGGAGACCCAGATTCCTGTCCTCAGTCTGATGACAAAATTAACGCACAagaatgattctatgaaaagggTCAAGAGTGgtaagaagtaaaaaaacaacacagtgTTGTGCATTATGAATGTTACACTGgctctggagcagaagctctCCCATATGCCTGactgtttggttttgaaatacagaatagCATAGCAACAAAATATTAgagacaggcagagaaaaataactgtggTAGAAAGCCAGAAACAGAGCTTGAGAGCATCAGTTCCATTCAGAGTTAATATCAGGATTACTGGAACCGAGCATGTTTCCAGGACACAGGGCACAAAGCTGTGAGTGCTGGATAGCACCAAGAAGAAAATCCCAGGGAAAGCCCCAGAACACATCCatagcattaaaataatttttttagttcGTGAAGGAGGTAAAATAACAAGATAACGCAAAGGACACAAAATAGCTATGTATG
The nucleotide sequence above comes from Heliangelus exortis chromosome 9, bHelExo1.hap1, whole genome shotgun sequence. Encoded proteins:
- the GPR148 gene encoding probable G-protein coupled receptor 148; amino-acid sequence: MDFSACTPAKRANASAYHHRKAEFNTSSNLDDASLYYFLEEWALNPPGSHMKMFLIPPVVSLVTGVLIIPTILFVIFSRFSIRQETRYMLLGNALLSDLIYLLSYTLSAALFEAQVHLPKEACVFLLFLLTVAYCGGLFTAAAIVLDTYIAILCPLRYLVILPPSRTKKIILMLWMCSGAFPGIFFLVLSSTHSFVPCVLETCSVPVILILTLNGTDALKLCFWLSTTVIFLCLSLIFCCYAILYFKTKQSGIWESFCSRASVTFIMHNTVLFFYFLPLLTLFIESFLCVNFVIRLRTGIWVSLTVCNVLMILPKVLFPFLYGLRYREISESLKSIVRRKHLCPGSPAPSPS